The Pseudomonas baetica genome includes a region encoding these proteins:
- a CDS encoding L-serine ammonia-lyase, with protein sequence MAISVFDLFKIGIGPSSSHTVGPMRAAALFVESLRSKHQLEHVRRIEVQLFGSLSATGIGHGSDNAVIMGLMGEWPDAIDPSQIGPRIQALRETHTLLLDGRLSVPFVWARDMRLIDENLPFHPNAMTLVAEGDHGELHRDTYYSVGGGFVVDEAQASSGVVDLDRTELPYDFSSAVELLELCKNNNLRVAELMMANEKVWRSEEEIRAGLMKLWRAMQDCVEQGLKHEGILPGGLNVRRRAAKLHRSLQELNKPNVIGSTLSAMEWVNLFALAVNEENAAGGRMVTAPTNGAAGIIPAVLHYFMKFSEAVTDANVVDYLLGAAAVGILCKKNASISGAEVGCQGEVGSACAMAAAGLAEILGATPEQLCNAAEIGLEHNLGLTCDPVGGLVQVPCIERNAIAAVKAINAAQMALRGDGQHFISLDRVIRTMRDTGADMHDKYKETSRGGLAVSAVEC encoded by the coding sequence ATGGCTATCAGCGTTTTCGACCTGTTCAAAATCGGCATCGGCCCTTCCAGTTCCCACACCGTCGGGCCAATGCGCGCCGCGGCATTGTTTGTCGAGTCGCTTCGCAGCAAGCATCAGTTGGAGCACGTGCGCCGTATCGAAGTGCAACTGTTCGGTTCGCTGTCGGCCACCGGCATCGGGCACGGCAGCGACAACGCGGTGATCATGGGCCTGATGGGCGAATGGCCGGACGCCATCGACCCTTCGCAGATCGGCCCGCGCATCCAGGCTTTGCGTGAAACCCACACCCTTCTTCTGGATGGTCGCCTGTCGGTGCCGTTTGTCTGGGCCCGCGACATGCGTCTGATTGACGAAAACCTGCCGTTTCACCCCAACGCCATGACCCTGGTTGCCGAAGGCGATCACGGTGAGTTGCATCGCGACACCTACTATTCAGTCGGCGGCGGTTTTGTCGTAGATGAGGCGCAGGCGTCCAGCGGTGTGGTCGATCTGGATCGCACCGAGTTGCCTTATGACTTTTCCAGCGCCGTCGAGCTGCTGGAGCTGTGCAAAAACAACAACCTGCGCGTTGCCGAATTGATGATGGCCAACGAGAAGGTCTGGCGCAGTGAAGAAGAGATTCGCGCCGGATTGATGAAGCTGTGGCGGGCGATGCAGGATTGCGTTGAGCAGGGCCTCAAACACGAAGGCATCCTGCCCGGCGGTTTGAATGTGCGGCGGCGTGCGGCGAAGTTGCATCGCAGCCTTCAGGAATTGAACAAGCCCAATGTGATCGGCTCGACCCTGAGTGCGATGGAGTGGGTCAACCTGTTTGCCCTCGCCGTGAATGAAGAAAACGCTGCCGGCGGGCGCATGGTCACGGCACCGACCAACGGCGCGGCGGGGATCATTCCGGCGGTGTTGCACTACTTTATGAAGTTCAGCGAAGCGGTCACCGACGCCAACGTAGTCGACTACTTATTGGGCGCGGCGGCGGTGGGGATTCTGTGCAAGAAGAACGCTTCGATCTCCGGCGCCGAAGTCGGTTGTCAGGGCGAGGTCGGCTCGGCCTGCGCGATGGCGGCGGCGGGGCTGGCGGAGATTCTTGGCGCCACGCCGGAGCAGTTGTGCAACGCGGCGGAAATCGGCTTGGAGCATAACCTCGGGCTGACTTGCGATCCGGTCGGCGGATTGGTGCAAGTGCCGTGCATCGAGCGCAATGCGATTGCGGCGGTGAAAGCGATCAACGCGGCGCAAATGGCCTTGCGTGGTGATGGTCAGCATTTCATCTCGCTGGATCGGGTGATCCGCACCATGCGTGATACCGGGGCCGACATGCATGACAAATATAAAGAGACCTCGCGGGGTGGGTTGGCGGTTAGTGCGGTTGAGTGCTGA
- the betT gene encoding choline BCCT transporter BetT, which translates to MSSASLIKTPPEKVTVNGWVFYTSTALILLLTAILIIAPQEAGRMLSVAQAWLSRSFGWYYMVVIAAYLVFVVGLAFSSYGKLKLGSKDDTPDFSYGAWAGMLFSSGIGISLLYFGASEPLDHYFNPPEGAAATNMAARQAVQLTFLHWGLHGWAIYALVGLAVAYFAYRHNQPLALRSALYPLVGERWVKGAAGHAVDGFGMFVTLLGLVTNLGIGSLQVSSGLENLFGMEHSNTNLLIVIIVMSTVATIAAVSGVENGIRRLSNLNIVLFSGLLIFVLLFGPTLHLLNGFVQNIGDYLNGIVLKTFDLYVYEGSGEKSERWMGLWTLFYWAWWISWAPFVGMFIARISRGRTVRELVAGVLLIPLGFTLAWLSIFGNSALDLVMNQGAVELGKTALEQPSMAIYQLLEHYPASKVVIGVSIFVGFVLFLTPADSGAVMMANLSCKGGNVDEDAPHWLRIFWSAVITLVTIGLLFAGNFEAMQTMVVLAGLPFSVVLVFFMFGLHKAMRQDVQIEQEQAQLAERGRRGFSERLTQLDLQPSQSVVQRFMDKQVSPALEDAAAQMRAQGLEVQTLLGKSKRCMGVRIEMEEGNPFVYEVSLEGYLATPSESVESEETRQRFYRAEVYLHNGSQDYDLMGFTQDQITRDVLDQFESHRQLLGRVYS; encoded by the coding sequence ATGAGTTCTGCCTCGCTAATAAAGACCCCGCCCGAGAAGGTGACGGTCAACGGTTGGGTGTTTTACACCTCTACCGCGCTGATTCTGTTGTTGACCGCCATTCTGATCATCGCCCCGCAAGAGGCCGGCAGGATGTTGAGTGTGGCTCAGGCCTGGTTGTCGCGCAGCTTCGGCTGGTACTACATGGTGGTGATCGCCGCTTACCTGGTGTTTGTGGTGGGCCTGGCGTTTTCCTCCTACGGCAAACTCAAACTGGGCAGCAAGGACGACACCCCGGATTTCAGTTACGGCGCCTGGGCGGGGATGCTGTTCTCGTCGGGTATCGGCATTTCGCTGCTGTACTTCGGCGCGTCCGAGCCGCTGGATCACTACTTCAATCCGCCGGAAGGCGCAGCGGCCACCAACATGGCCGCGCGTCAGGCGGTGCAGCTGACGTTCCTGCACTGGGGCCTGCACGGCTGGGCGATCTACGCACTGGTCGGTCTGGCGGTGGCTTACTTTGCCTACCGTCACAACCAGCCGCTGGCCCTGCGTTCGGCGCTGTATCCGCTGGTCGGTGAGCGTTGGGTCAAAGGCGCGGCCGGTCACGCGGTGGACGGCTTCGGCATGTTCGTGACCCTGCTGGGTCTGGTGACCAACCTGGGGATCGGCTCGCTGCAAGTGTCCTCTGGCCTGGAAAACCTGTTCGGCATGGAGCACAGCAACACCAATCTGCTGATCGTGATCATTGTGATGAGCACCGTGGCGACCATCGCTGCCGTGTCCGGCGTGGAAAACGGCATTCGTCGTCTGTCCAACCTGAACATCGTGCTGTTCAGCGGTCTGCTGATTTTCGTGCTGTTGTTCGGCCCGACCTTGCACCTGCTCAACGGCTTCGTGCAGAACATCGGCGATTACCTCAACGGCATCGTCCTGAAAACGTTCGACCTTTATGTGTACGAAGGCAGTGGCGAGAAATCCGAGCGCTGGATGGGCCTGTGGACTCTGTTCTACTGGGCCTGGTGGATTTCCTGGGCGCCATTCGTCGGCATGTTTATCGCGCGTATTTCCCGTGGTCGCACCGTGCGTGAACTGGTGGCTGGCGTACTGCTGATTCCGCTGGGCTTCACTTTGGCCTGGCTGTCGATCTTCGGTAACTCGGCGCTGGATCTGGTGATGAACCAGGGGGCGGTTGAGTTGGGCAAGACGGCGCTGGAACAGCCGTCGATGGCGATCTATCAATTGCTTGAGCACTACCCGGCGTCGAAAGTCGTCATCGGTGTGTCGATCTTTGTCGGTTTCGTGCTGTTCCTGACCCCGGCCGACTCTGGCGCGGTGATGATGGCGAACCTGTCCTGCAAGGGCGGCAACGTCGACGAAGATGCGCCGCACTGGCTGCGAATCTTCTGGTCGGCGGTGATTACCCTGGTGACCATCGGTCTGCTGTTCGCCGGTAACTTCGAGGCCATGCAAACCATGGTCGTGCTGGCCGGTCTGCCGTTCTCGGTGGTGTTGGTGTTCTTCATGTTTGGCCTGCACAAGGCCATGCGCCAGGACGTGCAGATCGAACAGGAGCAAGCGCAACTGGCGGAGCGCGGTCGTCGTGGTTTCAGCGAGCGTCTGACGCAGCTGGATCTGCAGCCGAGCCAATCGGTGGTGCAACGCTTCATGGACAAGCAGGTCAGCCCGGCGCTGGAAGACGCGGCTGCGCAAATGCGCGCTCAGGGCCTGGAAGTGCAAACGCTGCTGGGTAAATCCAAGCGCTGCATGGGCGTACGCATCGAGATGGAAGAGGGCAACCCTTTCGTTTACGAAGTGAGCCTGGAAGGCTATCTGGCGACGCCGAGCGAATCGGTCGAGTCTGAAGAGACGCGTCAGCGTTTCTATCGCGCCGAGGTGTATCTGCACAACGGCAGCCAGGATTACGACCTGATGGGCTTCACGCAGGATCAGATCACACGCGATGTGCTCGATCAGTTTGAAAGCCATCGGCAGCTCCTTGGCCGGGTGTACAGCTAA
- a CDS encoding choline ABC transporter substrate-binding protein, with amino-acid sequence MKGSPSLLLAAMLSLPLLAQAAEPAQCSTVNFSDVGWTDITATTATTSVVLNALGYKTKTTMISVPVTYKSLADGKNMDVFLGNWMPTMENDIKAYRDAGTVETVRTNLTGAKYTLAVPQALYDKGLHDFADIAKFKKELDGKIYGIEPGNDGNRLIQSMIDKDAFGLKTAGFKVVESSEAGMLSQVDRASRRGTEVVFLGWAPHPMNKRFKIQYLTGGDEFFGPDFGAATVATNTRKGYTTECSNVGQLLKNLEFTVDMESELMGNILDDKMKPDAAAKAWLKKNPQVLDTWLAGVTTIDGKPGLEAVKAKLQ; translated from the coding sequence ATGAAAGGTTCCCCGTCGTTGTTGTTGGCCGCCATGCTGAGTCTGCCGTTACTGGCTCAAGCCGCAGAACCGGCGCAGTGCAGTACCGTTAACTTCTCCGATGTCGGCTGGACCGACATCACCGCGACCACCGCAACCACCTCCGTCGTGCTCAACGCCCTCGGCTACAAGACCAAGACCACCATGATCTCCGTGCCCGTGACCTACAAGTCGCTGGCCGACGGCAAGAACATGGACGTGTTCCTCGGCAACTGGATGCCGACCATGGAAAACGACATCAAGGCCTACCGCGACGCCGGCACCGTGGAAACCGTGCGCACCAACCTCACGGGCGCCAAGTACACCCTCGCCGTACCCCAAGCCCTGTACGACAAAGGTCTGCATGACTTCGCCGACATCGCCAAATTCAAGAAAGAACTCGACGGCAAGATCTACGGCATCGAGCCTGGCAACGACGGCAACCGTCTGATCCAGAGCATGATCGACAAGGACGCCTTCGGCCTGAAAACCGCCGGCTTCAAAGTCGTCGAATCCTCCGAAGCGGGCATGCTCTCGCAGGTTGACCGTGCTTCTCGCCGTGGCACCGAAGTGGTGTTCCTCGGCTGGGCGCCGCACCCGATGAACAAGCGCTTCAAGATCCAGTACCTGACCGGTGGTGACGAATTCTTCGGCCCTGATTTCGGTGCCGCGACAGTGGCGACCAACACCCGCAAGGGTTACACCACCGAATGCAGCAACGTCGGCCAGTTGCTGAAGAACCTGGAGTTCACCGTCGACATGGAAAGTGAACTGATGGGCAACATCCTCGACGACAAGATGAAGCCTGACGCGGCCGCCAAGGCCTGGCTGAAAAAGAATCCACAGGTGCTCGATACCTGGCTCGCTGGCGTGACCACCATTGACGGTAAGCCTGGCCTGGAGGCCGTGAAAGCCAAACTGCAGTAA
- the choV gene encoding choline ABC transporter ATP-binding protein yields MSIIRFEDVDVIFSKDPREALKLLDQGMTRNEILKKTGQIVGVEKASLDINKGEICVLMGLSGSGKSSLLRCINGLNTVSRGKLFVEHENRQIDIASCTPAELKMMRTKRIAMVFQKFALMPWLTVRENISFGLEMQGRPEKERRKLVDEKLELVGLTQWRNKKPDELSGGMQQRVGLARALAMDADILLMDEPFSALDPLIRQGLQDELLELQRKLSKTIVFVSHDLDEALKLGSRIAIMKDGRIIQYSVPEEIVLNPADDYVRTFVAHTNPLNVLCGRSLMRTLDKCKRINGSVCLDPGGDSWLDLAEGNTIKGARQNGAALDLQNWAPGQAVEGLERRPTLVDSNIGMRDALQIRYQTGNKLVLHDNNHVVGILGDSELYHALLGKNLG; encoded by the coding sequence ATGAGCATAATTCGCTTCGAAGACGTCGACGTAATCTTCTCCAAGGATCCACGCGAGGCGCTCAAGCTGCTGGATCAGGGCATGACCCGTAACGAGATCCTGAAAAAGACCGGTCAGATTGTCGGTGTGGAAAAGGCCAGTCTGGACATCAACAAAGGCGAAATCTGCGTGCTGATGGGCCTGTCCGGCTCCGGCAAGTCGAGCCTGCTGCGCTGCATCAACGGCCTCAACACTGTCAGTCGCGGCAAGCTGTTTGTCGAGCATGAAAACCGCCAGATCGACATCGCTTCCTGTACGCCTGCCGAGCTGAAAATGATGCGCACCAAACGCATCGCCATGGTGTTCCAGAAGTTCGCATTGATGCCTTGGCTGACGGTGCGCGAGAACATCAGCTTCGGTCTGGAAATGCAGGGTCGCCCGGAGAAGGAACGGCGCAAGCTGGTCGACGAGAAACTCGAACTGGTGGGCCTGACCCAGTGGCGCAACAAGAAACCCGACGAACTCTCTGGCGGTATGCAGCAACGCGTGGGGCTGGCCCGGGCGCTGGCGATGGACGCCGACATTCTGCTGATGGACGAGCCGTTCTCGGCACTCGACCCGCTGATCCGCCAAGGCCTGCAGGATGAACTGCTGGAACTGCAACGCAAGCTAAGCAAAACCATTGTCTTCGTGAGTCACGACCTCGATGAGGCACTGAAACTCGGCAGCCGCATCGCGATCATGAAAGACGGGCGGATCATCCAGTACAGCGTGCCGGAAGAGATCGTGCTGAACCCGGCGGACGACTATGTGCGCACCTTCGTCGCCCACACCAATCCACTCAACGTACTGTGCGGGCGCAGCCTGATGCGCACGCTGGACAAGTGCAAACGCATCAACGGCTCGGTATGCCTCGATCCGGGCGGCGATTCGTGGCTGGACCTGGCCGAAGGCAACACCATCAAAGGCGCGCGACAGAACGGCGCGGCCCTCGACTTGCAGAATTGGGCACCGGGGCAAGCCGTCGAAGGGCTGGAGCGTCGGCCGACGCTGGTGGACTCGAATATCGGCATGCGTGATGCGTTGCAGATTCGTTATCAGACCGGCAACAAACTGGTGCTGCACGATAACAATCATGTGGTGGGGATCCTGGGCGACAGCGAGCTGTATCACGCGTTGCTGGGCAAGAACCTGGGGTAA
- a CDS encoding 3-keto-5-aminohexanoate cleavage protein, translating to MNHDVIITCALTGAGDTTARSPHVPVTPKQIAAAAVEAAKAGATVVHCHVRDPQTGKFSRDVALYREVMERIREADVDIIVNLTAGMGGDLEIGAGENPMEFGPNTDLVGPLTRLAHVEELLPEICTLDCGTLNFGDGDTIYVSTPAQLRAGAKRITELGVKAELEIFDTGHLWFAKQMIKEGLLDNPLFQLCLGIPWGAPADTTTMKAMVDNLPADAVWAGFGIGRMQMPMAAQAVLLGGNVRVGLEDNLWLDKGVLATNGQLVERATEILSRLGARVLTPAEGRKKWA from the coding sequence ATGAATCACGACGTCATCATCACCTGCGCACTCACCGGTGCTGGCGACACGACCGCCAGGAGCCCCCACGTGCCGGTCACCCCGAAACAGATCGCCGCCGCCGCCGTGGAAGCGGCCAAGGCTGGCGCCACCGTCGTGCACTGCCATGTGCGCGATCCGCAGACCGGCAAGTTCAGCCGTGACGTGGCGCTGTACCGCGAAGTGATGGAGCGCATCCGCGAGGCGGACGTCGACATCATCGTCAACCTCACCGCCGGCATGGGCGGCGACCTGGAGATCGGCGCCGGCGAGAACCCGATGGAGTTCGGCCCGAATACCGATCTGGTCGGCCCGCTGACTCGCCTGGCTCACGTTGAAGAGCTGCTGCCGGAAATCTGCACGCTCGATTGCGGCACCCTCAACTTTGGCGATGGCGACACCATTTACGTCTCGACCCCGGCGCAGCTGCGGGCGGGCGCCAAGCGCATTACCGAGCTGGGCGTTAAAGCCGAACTGGAAATTTTCGACACCGGTCACCTGTGGTTTGCCAAGCAGATGATCAAGGAAGGCTTGCTCGATAACCCGCTATTCCAGCTGTGTCTGGGCATCCCGTGGGGCGCGCCGGCCGACACCACCACCATGAAAGCCATGGTCGACAACCTGCCGGCTGACGCGGTGTGGGCGGGGTTCGGCATCGGTCGGATGCAGATGCCGATGGCCGCGCAAGCGGTGTTGCTCGGCGGCAACGTGCGGGTCGGCCTGGAAGACAACCTGTGGCTGGACAAGGGTGTGCTGGCGACCAACGGCCAACTCGTTGAGCGCGCCACCGAGATCCTCAGCCGCCTCGGCGCGCGCGTACTCACGCCTGCCGAAGGCCGCAAGAAATGGGCCTGA
- a CDS encoding GlxA family transcriptional regulator, whose translation MTSFNSGAQPQNRAPQSIGFLLLDNFTLISLASAVEPLRMANQLSGRELYRWSTLTVDGGQVWASDGLQITPDASMHKAPPLDTVIVCGGIGIQRTVTREHVSWLQSQARQSKRLGAVCTGSWALACAGLLDGFDCSVHWECLAAMQEAFPRVAMSTRLFTLDRNRFTSSGGTAPLDMMLHLISRDHGRELSAAISEMFVYERIRNEQDHQRVPLKHMLGTNQPKLQEIVALMEANLEEPIDLDELAVYVAVSRRQLERLFQKYLHCSPSRYYLKLRLIRARQLLKQTPMSIIEVASVCGFVSTPHFSKCYREYFGIPPRDERVGSNTTQQVAMLPLPQAIVMSPLSGPMSALSQARNESTFASVRL comes from the coding sequence ATGACGTCGTTCAACTCCGGGGCCCAACCCCAGAACCGTGCGCCTCAATCCATCGGCTTTCTGCTGCTGGACAATTTCACGCTTATTTCTCTGGCCTCTGCGGTTGAACCGCTACGCATGGCCAACCAATTGTCCGGTCGCGAGCTGTATCGCTGGAGCACCCTTACCGTCGATGGCGGTCAGGTGTGGGCCAGTGACGGTCTGCAAATCACCCCCGACGCCTCCATGCACAAAGCGCCGCCGCTGGACACCGTGATCGTCTGTGGTGGCATCGGCATCCAGCGCACCGTTACCCGTGAGCACGTCTCGTGGCTGCAAAGCCAGGCGCGCCAGTCGAAGCGTCTCGGCGCCGTGTGTACCGGCAGTTGGGCGCTGGCCTGCGCCGGCCTGCTCGACGGGTTCGATTGCAGCGTGCACTGGGAATGTCTTGCGGCGATGCAGGAAGCTTTCCCGCGCGTTGCGATGAGCACTCGCTTGTTCACCCTCGACCGTAACCGTTTCACCAGCTCCGGCGGCACCGCGCCGCTGGACATGATGCTGCACCTGATCAGCCGCGATCACGGCCGTGAACTGTCCGCCGCGATCTCCGAGATGTTCGTCTACGAGCGCATCCGCAATGAACAGGATCACCAGCGCGTGCCGCTCAAGCACATGCTCGGCACCAACCAGCCGAAGCTGCAGGAAATCGTCGCGCTGATGGAAGCCAATCTGGAAGAGCCGATCGATCTGGACGAGCTGGCAGTGTACGTCGCCGTGTCGCGTCGCCAGCTCGAGCGCCTGTTCCAGAAATACCTGCACTGCTCGCCGTCCCGCTACTACCTGAAACTGCGTCTGATCCGCGCCCGGCAACTGCTCAAGCAGACGCCGATGTCGATCATCGAAGTGGCTTCGGTGTGTGGTTTCGTGTCGACGCCGCACTTCTCCAAGTGCTACCGCGAATACTTCGGCATTCCGCCGCGTGACGAGCGCGTCGGTTCCAATACGACGCAGCAAGTGGCGATGTTGCCGCTGCCGCAGGCGATCGTGATGTCGCCGCTGTCGGGGCCGATGTCGGCGTTGAGCCAGGCGCGGAACGAGTCGACGTTTGCCAGTGTAAGGCTGTAG
- a CDS encoding L-carnitine dehydrogenase has protein sequence MSFITEIKTFAALGSGVIGSGWVARALAHGLDVVAWDPAPGAEAALRKRVANAWGALEKNGLAPGASQDRLRFVATIEECVRDADFIQESAPERLELKLELHSKISAAAKPNALIGSSTSGLLPSEFYESSTHPERCVVGHPFNPVYLLPLVEVVGGKNTAPEAVQAAMNVYESLGMRPLHVRKEVPGFIADRLLEALWREALHLVNDGVATTGEIDDAIRFGAGLRWSFMGTFLTYTLAGGDAGMRHFMSQFGPALQLPWTYLPAPELTDKLIDDVVAGTSEQLGERSISALERYRDDCLLAVLEAVKATKEKHGMRFNE, from the coding sequence ATGAGCTTTATCACCGAAATCAAAACCTTCGCCGCGCTGGGCAGCGGTGTCATCGGCAGCGGCTGGGTGGCTCGCGCCCTCGCCCACGGCCTCGATGTCGTGGCCTGGGATCCGGCGCCCGGCGCTGAAGCGGCCCTGCGCAAACGCGTGGCCAATGCCTGGGGTGCGCTGGAGAAAAACGGTCTGGCGCCGGGGGCGTCACAAGATCGCCTGCGCTTTGTCGCGACCATCGAAGAATGCGTACGTGATGCCGATTTCATTCAGGAAAGCGCCCCGGAACGGCTGGAACTGAAGCTTGAGCTGCACAGCAAAATCAGTGCAGCGGCAAAACCCAACGCACTGATCGGCTCCAGCACGTCGGGCCTGCTGCCGAGCGAGTTCTACGAGAGCTCGACCCACCCCGAGCGCTGCGTGGTCGGGCATCCGTTCAACCCGGTGTACCTGCTGCCTCTAGTCGAAGTAGTCGGCGGCAAAAACACCGCGCCCGAGGCCGTGCAAGCGGCGATGAACGTCTACGAATCCCTCGGCATGCGCCCGCTGCATGTACGCAAGGAAGTGCCGGGGTTTATTGCCGACCGTCTGCTCGAAGCGCTGTGGCGCGAGGCGCTGCACCTGGTCAACGACGGTGTGGCGACTACCGGCGAGATCGATGATGCGATCCGCTTTGGCGCCGGTTTGCGCTGGTCATTCATGGGTACGTTTTTGACTTACACGCTGGCCGGTGGTGATGCCGGGATGCGCCATTTCATGTCGCAATTCGGCCCGGCGTTGCAATTGCCGTGGACCTATCTGCCGGCGCCGGAGCTGACTGACAAGTTGATTGATGACGTGGTGGCTGGCACCAGCGAGCAGTTGGGCGAACGTAGTATTTCAGCATTGGAGCGCTATCGTGATGATTGCCTGCTGGCGGTACTGGAAGCGGTGAAGGCGACCAAGGAAAAGCATGGGATGCGTTTTAACGAGTAG
- the choW gene encoding choline ABC transporter permease subunit, with product MLIDQKIPLGQYIAGFVEWLTQHGANTFDAIAVTLETMIHGVTFALTWFNPFVLIGLIALLAHFIQRKWGLTVFVIVSFLLILNLGYWQETMETLAQVMFATLVCVVIGVPLGIVAAHKPMFYTVMRPVLDLMQTVPTFVYLIPTLTLFGLGVVPGLISTVVFAIAAPIRLTYLGIRDVPQELMDAGKAFGCSRRQLLSRIELPHAMPSIAAGITQCIMLSLSMVVIAALVGADGLGKPVVNALNTADIALGFEAGLAIVLLAIMLDRICKQPDAKVGGDA from the coding sequence ATGCTGATTGATCAGAAAATACCTTTAGGCCAGTACATCGCGGGCTTCGTTGAATGGTTGACGCAACACGGCGCCAACACTTTCGACGCAATCGCCGTGACACTGGAAACGATGATCCACGGCGTGACGTTTGCGCTCACCTGGTTCAACCCTTTTGTCTTGATCGGCCTCATTGCCCTGCTCGCGCATTTCATCCAGCGCAAATGGGGGCTGACTGTTTTTGTGATTGTGTCCTTTCTGCTGATCCTCAATCTGGGGTACTGGCAGGAAACCATGGAAACCCTCGCCCAGGTCATGTTCGCGACCCTGGTCTGCGTGGTCATCGGCGTGCCGTTGGGCATCGTCGCCGCGCACAAACCGATGTTCTACACGGTGATGCGTCCGGTACTCGATCTGATGCAGACCGTACCGACCTTCGTGTACCTCATTCCTACCCTGACCCTCTTCGGGCTGGGTGTGGTGCCGGGCCTGATCTCCACGGTGGTGTTCGCCATCGCGGCGCCGATCCGCCTGACCTACCTGGGCATCCGCGATGTCCCGCAAGAACTGATGGACGCCGGCAAGGCCTTCGGCTGCTCGCGTCGCCAATTGCTCTCACGGATCGAACTGCCTCACGCCATGCCGAGCATCGCTGCCGGCATCACCCAGTGCATCATGCTGTCGTTGTCGATGGTGGTGATCGCGGCACTGGTGGGCGCCGACGGACTCGGCAAACCGGTGGTCAACGCACTGAACACTGCTGATATCGCCCTGGGCTTCGAAGCGGGCCTGGCGATCGTACTGCTGGCGATCATGCTCGACCGTATCTGCAAACAACCCGACGCTAAAGTAGGGGGTGACGCATGA
- a CDS encoding thioesterase family protein yields the protein MPSLTTYQTTIIPDWVDYNGHLRDAFYLLIFSYATDALMDRLGMDSSNREASGHSLFTLELHLNYLHEVKLDTAVEVRTQIIGHDSKRLHLYHSLHKVADQQELAGNEQMLLHVDLAGPRSAPFSTDTLSRLQAIVAEQADLPAPAYIGRVIALPAPR from the coding sequence ATGCCCAGCCTCACCACCTACCAAACCACCATCATCCCCGACTGGGTCGACTACAACGGCCACTTGCGCGACGCCTTCTACCTGCTGATCTTCAGCTACGCCACCGACGCCCTGATGGACCGTCTCGGCATGGACAGCAGCAACCGCGAAGCCAGCGGCCACTCGCTGTTCACCCTGGAACTGCACCTCAATTACCTGCACGAGGTAAAGCTCGACACCGCCGTCGAAGTGCGCACGCAAATCATCGGCCACGACAGCAAACGCCTGCACCTCTATCACAGCCTGCACAAGGTCGCAGATCAGCAGGAACTGGCCGGCAACGAGCAAATGTTGCTCCACGTCGACCTCGCAGGCCCGCGTTCGGCGCCTTTCAGTACCGACACCCTCAGCCGCCTGCAAGCCATCGTCGCCGAGCAGGCCGACCTGCCCGCCCCGGCTTACATCGGCCGCGTGATCGCGCTGCCGGCACCGCGATAA
- a CDS encoding choline ABC transporter substrate-binding protein — translation MKRLISSCVLALSGTAFLSASVMAAEPASCQNVRMGVVNWTDVIATSAMTQVLLDGLGYSTKQTSASQQIIFAGIRDQRLDLFLGYWNPLMTQTITPFVDANQVKVLDAPSLKDARATLAVPTYLADKGLKTFADIAKFEKELGGKIYGIEPGSGANTQIKAMISKNQFGLGKFQLVESSEAGMLAAVDRAVRRKEAVVFFGWAPHPMNVNVKMTYLTGSDDALGPNEGMATVWTVTSPKYAEQCPNIGRLLTNLTFTAEDESRMMQPLLDHKDAFESAKQWLKDHPEDKQRWLEGVTTFDGKPAAENLQLTSQ, via the coding sequence ATGAAACGACTGATCAGCAGCTGTGTTCTTGCACTCAGCGGTACCGCTTTCTTGAGCGCCAGCGTCATGGCGGCCGAACCCGCGTCTTGCCAGAACGTACGCATGGGCGTGGTCAACTGGACCGACGTGATCGCCACCAGTGCCATGACCCAAGTGCTGCTCGACGGCCTCGGCTACAGCACCAAACAAACCAGCGCGTCCCAGCAAATCATCTTCGCCGGGATTCGCGACCAGCGTCTGGACCTGTTCCTCGGCTACTGGAACCCGCTGATGACCCAGACCATCACCCCGTTCGTCGACGCCAATCAGGTCAAAGTCCTCGACGCACCGAGCCTGAAGGACGCCCGCGCCACCCTCGCCGTGCCGACGTATCTGGCCGACAAGGGCCTGAAAACCTTCGCCGACATTGCCAAATTCGAAAAAGAACTGGGCGGCAAGATCTATGGCATAGAGCCGGGTTCGGGCGCCAATACCCAAATCAAGGCGATGATCAGCAAGAACCAGTTTGGCCTCGGCAAGTTCCAGCTGGTCGAGTCCAGCGAGGCCGGGATGCTCGCCGCCGTCGATCGCGCCGTGCGCCGCAAAGAGGCCGTGGTGTTCTTCGGCTGGGCGCCGCACCCGATGAACGTCAACGTCAAGATGACCTACCTCACCGGTAGCGACGATGCCCTGGGCCCGAACGAAGGCATGGCCACCGTGTGGACCGTGACCTCGCCGAAGTACGCCGAGCAGTGCCCGAACATCGGTCGTCTGCTGACTAACCTGACGTTCACCGCCGAAGACGAGAGCCGGATGATGCAGCCGCTGCTCGATCACAAGGATGCCTTTGAGTCGGCCAAGCAATGGCTCAAGGATCACCCCGAAGACAAGCAGCGCTGGCTCGAAGGTGTGACCACGTTTGACGGCAAACCGGCCGCAGAGAACCTGCAACTGACCAGCCAGTAA